The following are encoded in a window of Choloepus didactylus isolate mChoDid1 chromosome 17, mChoDid1.pri, whole genome shotgun sequence genomic DNA:
- the LOC119512899 gene encoding uncharacterized protein LOC119512899 isoform X1, giving the protein MLASRGLHPIFPDAETRPRKARCGSPQVRPESIHLQTSLWARSCCEPRATADPGGDPSWVARVGTGRSNPGDRARHQRWLRGLGPSTGSLSHQPLPSTLPGRLESCFQALLSVSHPCPRLASHAEPVRDPAHSPRAQGGFTPGSCLPGASRGPGAARCCSRGEAEAEGASCPLAPGISSAQSHGWHRREAPNCLPTETKMDNFYS; this is encoded by the exons ATGCTGGCAAGCCGGGGTCTCCACCCCATTTTTCCCGATGCAGAAACCAGGCCCAGAAAAGCCAGGTGTGGAAGTCCACAGGTAAGGCCGGAATCCATTCACCTGCAGACCTCACTGTGGGCCAGGAGCTGCTGCGAGCCGAGGGCCACGGCCGACCCCGGAGGAGACCCCTCCTGGGTGGCAAGGGTGGGCACTGGCAGGAGCAACCCAGGAGACAGGGCTAGGCACCAGCGGTGGCTCCGAGGGCTGGGCCCCTCCACGGGGTCCCTGAGTCACCAACCCCTCccttccacattgccagggaggctGGAGAGCTGCTTCCAGGCCCTGCTGTCAGTGAGTCACCCCTGCCCGCGGCTGGCCTCCCACGCGGAGCCCGTCAGGGACCCGGCCCACTCCCCACGAGCACAG GGCGGGTTCACTCCCGGCTCCTGTTTGCCTGGAGCCTCCCGCGGGCCTGGGGCTGCTCGCTGCTGCTCACGTGGGGAAGCTGAGGCAGAGGGGGCCTCCTGCCCCCTGGCTCCAGGCATCTCCAGCGCCCAGAGCCATGGGTGGCACCGTCGAGAGGCTCCTAATTGTCTgccaacagaaacaaaaatggacaACTTTTACTCTTGA
- the LOC119512899 gene encoding uncharacterized protein LOC119512899 isoform X2 has product MQKPGPEKPGVEVHREAGELLPGPAVSESPLPAAGLPRGARQGPGPLPTSTGRVHSRLLFAWSLPRAWGCSLLLTWGS; this is encoded by the exons ATGCAGAAACCAGGCCCAGAAAAGCCAGGTGTGGAAGTCCACAG ggaggctGGAGAGCTGCTTCCAGGCCCTGCTGTCAGTGAGTCACCCCTGCCCGCGGCTGGCCTCCCACGCGGAGCCCGTCAGGGACCCGGCCCACTCCCCACGAGCACAG GGCGGGTTCACTCCCGGCTCCTGTTTGCCTGGAGCCTCCCGCGGGCCTGGGGCTGCTCGCTGCTGCTCACGTGGGGAAGCTGA
- the GPAT2 gene encoding glycerol-3-phosphate acyltransferase 2, mitochondrial has translation MATMLGAGPQTRQAQRSGLGRWESSLWSSGFRMNLEAVTPFLGKYRPFVGRCCQTCTPKSWESHFHRSVMDLGFCNAILVKEEDTRFRGWLVRRLCYFLWSLEQHIPPCQDPSQKVMESTGVQKAVSGRAPGAAGEGQGPSLLKKEAQRILSHIQAPPRPFLLRLLGWVLLRLLNRLFLGVQLHRGQMKVVRQAAQAGSPLVLLSTHKSLLDGILLPFVLLSQGLGVLRVAWDPHACSPTLRALLRRLGGLFLPPEASLSLDSPEGVLARAVTHAAVEQLLVSGQPLLIFLEEPPGAQGWRLSAQGQAWLGLVVHAVLAGVVPDAMLVPAAVTYDLVPDAPQDGHHASVPLGLWTGALAVLRSLCSRWGCSHWGCVRVHLAQPFSLQEYATNARSCWGSRQTLEQLLQPLVLGQGTAVPDTEKEQEWTPVAGPLVALGEETQLLVRRLGRHILNASVASSAVMSTAIMATLLLFRHQKGVLLSQLLGEFSWLTEETLLRGCDVGFSGQLRGLVRHTLRLLRAHVVLLRLRPGDLLVLPRPGPGLAHLARLSAELLPAFLSEAVGACAVRGLLAGRVPPEGPWELQGLELLSQRQLYHQILLLLHLLPQDLLLLQPCQSSYSYCQEVLDRLIQCGLLVAEEAPGSRPACDTGRQRLSTKLLWKPSGDFTDSDSDDFEEAEGRFFRLSQQSRCPDFFVFLCRLLSPLLRAFAHAAAFLRQGRLPDTEPGYSQQLLWFLQASAEVDGFFECVDPNLAIRAIWTFRDLGVLQQMPSPAGPMLELSPAFASRDNQEKLEQFIRQFLCG, from the exons ATGGCCACCATGTTGGGAGCCGGGCCCCAGACCCGGCAGGCTCAGAGGAGTGGCCTCGGTCGCTGGGAG AGCAGCCTGTGGTCCTCAGGCTTCAGGATGAATCTGGAGGCTGTCACCCCATTCCTGGGAAAGTATCGCCCCTTCGTGGGCCGCTGCTGCCAGACCTGCACCCCCAAGAGCTGG GAGTCCCACTTCCACAGAAGCGTAATGGACCTGGGCTTCTGCAATGCGATCCTAGTGAAGGAGGAGGACACCAG GTTTCGGGGCTGGTTGGTTCGGAGGCTCTGCTATTTCCTGTGGTCCCTGGAGCAGCACATACCCCCCTGCCAGGACCCCTCACAGAAGGTCATGGAAAGCACAGG GGTGCAGAAGGCCGTCTCAGGGAGGGCCCCGGGAGCGGCTGGGGAGGGCCAGGGGCCCAGCCTGCTGAAGAAGGAGGCGCAGCGCATCCTGAGCCACatccaggccccgccccgccccttccTGCTCAG GCTGCTGGGCTGGGTGCTGCTGCGGCTCCTGAACCGCCTCTTCCTGGGCGTGCAGCTGCACAGGGGCCAGATGAAGGTGGTGCGCCAGGCCGCCCAGGCG GGCTCGCCGCTCGTCCTCCTGTCCACCCACAAGTCCCTCTTGGACGGGATCCTGCTGCCCTTCGTGCTGCTCTCCCAGGGCCTGGGCGTGCTCCGCGTGGCCTGGGACCCCCATGCCTGCTCCCCCACCCTCAG AGCCCTGCTGAGGCGCCTTGGGGGGCTCTTCCTGCCCCCAGAGGCCAGCCTCTCCCTGGACAGCCCCGAGGGGGTCCTCGCGAGGGCCGTGACCCACGCA GCCGTGGAGCAGCTGCTGGTCAGCGGGCAGCCCCTGCTCATCTTCCTGGAGGAGCCCCCAGGGGCCCAGGGCTGGAGGCTGTCAGCCCAGGGCCAGGCCTGGCTAGGCCTGGTGGTGCATGCTGTCCTGGCTGGCGTTGTCCCAGATGCCATGCTGGTGCCTGCAGCCGTCACCTACGACCTCGTTCCAGATGCACCGCAGGACGGTCACCAC GCCTCCGTCCCCCTGGGGCTGTGGACGGGAGCTCTGGCTGTCCTGCGGAGCCTGTGCAGCCGCTGGGGCTGCAGCCACTGGGGCTGTGTCCGTGTGCACCTGGCCCAGCCCTTCTCCCTGCAG GAATATGCCACCAACGCCAGAAGCTGCTGGGGTAGCAGGCAGACCCTGGAGCAGCTGCTGCAGCCCCTCGTGCTCGGCCAAGG GACTGCCGTCCCAGACACCGAGAAGGAGCAAGAGTGGACCCCGGTGGCGGGGCCCCTGGTGGCCCTCGGGGAGGAGACACAGCTCCTGGTCAGGAGGCTGGGCCGCCATATCCTGAATG CCAGCGTGGCCAGCTCGGCGGTGATGAGCACGGCCATCATGGCGACGCTGCTGCTGTTCAGGCACCAGAAG GGCGTGCTCCTGTCGCAGCTGCTGGGCGAGTTCTCGTGGCTGACGGAGGAGACGCTGCTGCGCGGCTGCGACGTGGGCTTCTCGGGGCAGCTGCGGGGCCTGGTGCGGCACACGCTGCGGTTGCTGCGCGCGCACGTGGTGCTGCTGCGCCTGCGCCCCGGGGACCTGCTGGTGCTGCCGCGGCCGGGGCCGGGCCTCGCGCACCTGGCGCGGCTCAGCGCGGAGCTGCTGCCCGCCTTCCTGAGCGAGGCCGTGGGCG cctgtgCCGTGCGAGGGCTGCTGGCCGGCCGGGTGCCGCCCGAGGGGCCCTGGGAGCTGCAGGGCCTGGAGCTGCTGAGCCAGCGCCAGCTCTACCACCAGATCCTGCTGCTGCTGCACCTGCTGCCCCAAGACCTGCTGCTCCTGCAG CCCTGCCAGTCTTCCTACAGCTACTGCCAGGAGGTGCTGGACCGGCTCATCCAGTGCGGGCTCCTGGTGGCCGAGGAG GCGCCAGGTTCCCGGCCGGCCTGTGACACGGGGCGACAGCGTTTGAGCACAAAGCTGCTGTGGAAACCAAGTGGGGACTTCACTGACAGTGACAGCGACGACTTTGAGGAGGCAGAGGGCCGGTTCTTCAGG CTCAGCCAGCAGTCGCGCTGCCCCGACTTCTTCGTCTTTCTCTGCCGCCTCCTCAGCCCTCTGCTCAGGGCGTTCGCACACGCTGCTGCTTTCCTCCGTCAGGGGCGGTTGCCGGATACAG AGCCAGGCTACTCGCAGCAGCTGCTCTGGTTCCTGCAGGCCAGTGCCGAGGTGGACGGGTTCTTTG AGTGTGTGGACCCAAACCTCGCCATCAGAGCCATCTGGACCTTTAGAGACCTGGGG GTGCTGCAGCAGATGCCAAGCCCTGCAGGCCCCATGCTCGAGCTGTCCCCTGCATTCGCCAGCCGCGACAACCAGGAAAAGCTGGAACAGTTCATCCGCCAGTTCCTCTGTGGCTAG
- the FAHD2A gene encoding fumarylacetoacetate hydrolase domain-containing protein 2A: MLLSGGRRLLPALLQAQRRLCQPSRDMRLVQFQAPHLAGPHLGLEAGNGGGVIDLSAFDPTLPKAMKEFLQQGEDALAVARRALAAALPVLPRSEVMFLPPVTGPDKVVCVGLNYADHCKEQNVPVPREPIIFSKFGSSIVGPYDDIVLPPESQEVDWEVELAVVIGKKGKHIKAADAMAYVAGFTVADDVSARDWQMKRNGKQWLLGKTFDTFCPLGPALVTKDSVADPHNLQICCRVNGELVQASSTSQMVFRTEELIAWVSRFVTLYPGDVFLTGTPPGVGVFRKPPIFLKKGDEVECEIEELGVIVNKVV; this comes from the exons ATGCTGCTCTCTGGAGGACGAAGGCTGCTCCCAGCTCTGCTGCAGGCCCAGAGGCGGCTCTGTCAGCCCTCCAGAGACATGCGGCTGGTGCAGTTCCAGGCCCCCCACCTGGCGGGCCCTCACCTGGGCCTGGAGGCGGGGAACGGTGGGGGGGTCATCGACCTGAGTGCCTTCGACCCGACGCTCCCCAAGGCCATGAAGGAGTTCCTGCAGCAGGGGGAGGACGCCCTCGCGGTGGCGAGAAG AGCCCTGGCTGCCGCGTTGCCGGTCCTTCCGCGCTCAGAGGTGATGTTCCTGCCCCCAGTCACGGGGCCAGACAAGGTGGTGTGCGTGGGCCTCAACTACGCAGACCACTGCAAGGAGCAGAACGTGCCCGTGCCCCGGGAGCCCATCATCTTCAGCAAGTTCGGCAGCTCCATCGTGGGGCCCTACGACGACATTGTGCTCCCGCCCGAAAGCCAG GAAGTGGACTGGGAGGTGGAGCTGGCCGTGGTCATCGGAAAGAAGGGCAAGCATATCAAG GCCGCAGATGCCATGGCTTACGTGGCCGGCTTCACGGTGGCAGATGACGTGAGTGCTCGCGACTGGCAGATGAAGCGAAACGGGAAGCAGTGGCTGCTGGGAAAGACCTTTGACACCTTCTGTCCCCTGGGCCCTGCCTTGGTAACCAAGGACAGCGTGGCAG ATCCACACAACCTGCAGATCTGCTGCCGCGTGAACGGGGAGCTGGTCCAGGCCAGCAGCACCAGCCAGATGGTGTTCAGGACGGAGGAGCTGATTGCCTGGGTCTCCCG GTTCGTCACTCTTTACCCCGGGGATGTCTTCCTGACCGGGACCCCCCCAGGCGTTGGTGTGTTCAGGAAACCTCCCATCTTTCTCAAG AAGGGAGACGAGGTCGAGTGTGAGATCGAAGAGCTCGGCGTCATCGTCAACAAGGTCGTGTGA
- the LOC119512157 gene encoding collagen alpha-1(I) chain-like has product MAQKGSPRPRGAGQSGAPGLCSDRYPHGPSPSSYVPGAVRRGRGPRPSPAAVLPAPARLPARGEGQGAPGLWQRVSRDRAPPRSPHSRGTRNSRPSGLRSPGAPPQTPEVPWRRARPAGVTGRQPIAARPTAEGRVRLWGRGPSLCAPSGSQCACAIKDASGRHVLSLHVAASPLHPEGRAWRGGGSGWRPPTLGEHEACVSAAAGAPAARPQPRGPSAESAGRSGGDGGAAPSPEDRTPGAVLDPEGRSCRRPGPLAPGVPRDEGANHGSVSGGFFGLRTCVLLGGEGLGDAVRVPSATAADPPPPAPSRTQEPVRLALRVRRGRGSCRDVPAAGPERRVRRGRAAGGCGTEAQPQPEDRTRERCWTQKAAPAGSPGRWRQGSQGTRVQSGERVWGRLVLYVLAGLHLTQLWDMQRVLQVAAGDKDLELEGGGQQRHSGLAKPPWEPAPRASIPRPPPVLGRPPFGFAPPSPGTISPKHLVPGLEGNAGLQLGFPGLLCRIRKGRLECHHGHVRPGEGTTHPVSPQGHERINNRTLSLSVAIELTLVRLLRASSPSPTWETCPDPVSVPTAVAPNLLWGGQSVSVPAKVSLGLGGHGRARAPDPIPGLERGLAGGGLALLFSLGCAGRVLATPACAFPFWVPQVPGLSLAELPARGEPHNLHSQRLRTKSQTAAARADLAVSSGVVGPAPPPPGGLGPPLRGPGGQPWGGEGGSQWKEGGRAPGVTELRALDPYSAALAPRRGPRKGGAGGQTGRPPGPPEELQGLHVPGTPPQP; this is encoded by the exons ATGGCGCAGAAGGGGTCCCCGAGGCCTAGAGGGGCCGGTCAGAGCGGGGCCCCGGGGCTCTGCAGCGACCGCTACCCCCACGGCCC CTCCCCGTCTTCCTATGTGCCCGGCGCCGTCCGAAGGGGCAGGGGACCCCGGCCCAGCCCTGCCGCCGTCCTCCCGGCCCCGGCCCGCCTACCTGCCCGGGGCGAAGGTCAGGGGGCGCCCGGGCTCTGGCAACGCGTCTCCCGCGACCGCGCTCCGCCCCGAAGCCCCCACTCTAGGGGGACCCGGAACTCCAGACCCAGCGGGCTCCGAAGCCCCGGCGCGCCGCCACAGACCCCGGAGGTGCCCTGGCGGCGGGCGCGCCCTGCTGGCGTCACAGGACGTCAGCCAATAGCAGCGCGCCCTACGGCGGAGGGGCGGGTCCGGCTCTGGGGGCGGGGCCCATCCTTGTGCGCGCCCTCTGGGTCTCAGTGCGCCTGCGCGATTAAGGATGCCTCTGGTCGTCACGTGCTTTCCCTCCACGTGGCCGCATCCCCGCTACATCCCGAGGGTCGCGCGTGGCGCGGAGGAGGCAGCGGGTGGCGCCCACCGACACTCGGGGAGCATGAGGCCTGCGTGTCCGCCGCGGCCGGGGCTCCTGCCGCACGTCCCCAGCCGCGGGGCCCGAGCGCCGAGTCCGCAGGGCGGAGCGGGGGGGACGGAGGCgcagcccccagccccgaggaCAGGACCCCGGGAGCGGTGCTGGACCCAGAAGGCCGCTCCTGCCGGCGCCCCGGGCCGCTGGCGCCAGGGGTCCCAAGGGACGAGGGTGCAAA CCACGGCAGCGTCTCGGGTGGATTTTTTGGTCTTCGCACGTGTGTGCTCCTTGGTGGGGAGGGTCTGGGGGACGCAGTGCGGGTCCCCTCGGCGACAGCTGCTGACCCCCCGCCCCCGGCGCCCAGCAGGACACAGGAGCCCGTGCGGCTG GCCCTGCGTGTCCGCCGCGGCCGTGGCTCCTGCCGCGACGTCCCAGCCGCGGGGCCCGAGCGCCGAGTCCGCAGGGGCAGAGCGGCTGGGGGGTGTGGGACGGAGGCGCAGCCCCAGCCCGAGGACAGGACCCGGGAGCGGTGCTGGACCCAGAAGGCCGCTCCTGCCGGCTCCCCGGGCCGCTGGCGCCAGGGGTCCCAAGGGACGAGGGTGCAAA GCGGGGAGCGGGTCTGGGGGAGGCTGGTGCTGTACGTTTTGGCTGGGTTGCATTTAACGCAGCTGTGGGACATGCAGAGGGTGCTGCAGGTGGCAGCTGGAGACAAGGATCTGGAGCTGGAAGGTGGAGGTCAGCAGAG GCACTCCGGCCTTGCAAAGCCCCCCTGGGAGCCAGCCCCCCGAGCTTCCATTCCCCGACCCCCGCCAGTCCTCGGCCGTCCCCCCTTTGGCTTTGCACCCCCTTCCCCTGGTACAATCTCGCCGAAGCACCTGGTGCCCGGGCTGGAGGGCAACGCTGGCCTGCAGCTcggttttccagggctgctctgCCGGATTCGGAAGGGGCGGCTTGAA TGTCACCACGGCCATGTGAGACCTGGAGAAGGAACCACCCACCCAGTCAGCCCCCAAGGCCACGAGAGGATCAATAACAG GACTTTGAGCCTGAGTGTGGCCATCGAGCTGACCCTCGTCCGGCTGCTCAGGGCCTCGTCACCCAGCCCCACTTGGGAAACCTGCCCAGACCCGGTGTCTGTGCCCACTGCAGTGGCCCCCAACTT GTTATGGGGAGGACAGAGCGTCTCTGTTCCAGCAAAGGTCTCCCTGGGCCTTGGTGGCCATGGCCGGGCCAGGGCCCCTGACCCCATACCTGGGCTGGAGAGAGGCCTGGCTGGCGGGGGCCTGGCCTTGCTCTTCTCCCTGGGCTGTGCGGGCAG GGTGCTGGCCACCCCAGCCTGTGCCTTCCCCTTCTGGGTGCCCCAAGTCCCAGG TCTGAGCCTGGCAGAGCTCCCTGCAAGGGGTGAGCCCCACAACCTCCACAGCCAGCGGCTTCGGACCAAGTCGCAGACTGCAGCTGCCCGCGCGGACCTGGCCGTTTCCTCCGGGGTGGTGGGCCCTGCGCCTCCCCCGCCAGGAGGGCTCGGACCCCC CCTCCGTGGACCTGGGGGGCAGCCCTGGGGTGGAGAAGGGGGGAGTCAGTGGAAGGAAGGGGGACGCGCGCCCGGGGTGACTGAGCTCCGGGCCCTGGATCCTTACTCGGCCGCACTAGCTCCTCGTCGGGGGCCCAGGAAAGGCGGGGCAGGAGGGCAGACAGGGAGGCCCCCGGGCCCCCCAGAGGAGCTGCAGGGCCTCCATGTGCCCGGGACACCGCCCCAGCCCTGA